A genomic region of Deltaproteobacteria bacterium contains the following coding sequences:
- a CDS encoding radical SAM protein yields the protein DAERTRSFLSEHAGKIGFLNLSILNLPRDAAWPGQPSESVSGEGEGSGGREPLGLYRPVPPRDGWGRAQARRFLRERLLGDPSIRAIAARTPPGFTSNHAFFFPPGASPGG from the coding sequence GACGCGGAGCGGACGCGTTCGTTCCTTTCGGAGCACGCCGGGAAGATCGGCTTCCTCAACCTGTCGATCCTGAACCTGCCGCGGGATGCGGCGTGGCCGGGGCAGCCGTCCGAGTCGGTCTCCGGGGAGGGGGAGGGATCCGGGGGGCGCGAACCGCTGGGGCTGTACCGGCCGGTGCCGCCGCGCGACGGGTGGGGCAGGGCGCAGGCGCGGCGCTTCCTCCGGGAGCGCCTGCTGGGAGATCCGTCGATCCGCGCGATCGCGGCGCGGACGCCTCCCGGGTTCACCTCGAACCACGCCTTCTTCTTCCCTCCCGGGGCGTCGCCG